The following are from one region of the Pseudomonas putida genome:
- the rluC gene encoding 23S rRNA pseudouridine(955/2504/2580) synthase RluC, with protein MTTNTPPTSGVQLIEVAPELAGQRIDNFLITALKGVPKTLVYRILRKGEVRVNKGRVKPEYKIQAGDIVRVPPVRLPERDEPAPVAQGLLQRLEAAIVYEDKALIVMNKPAGIAVHGGSGLSFGVIEALRQLRPDAKELELVHRLDRDTSGLLMIAKKRSMLRHLHAALRGDGVDKRYMALVRGHWPTSKKQVSAPLLKSNLRSGERMVEVNDEGKEALTLFRVLRRFGEFATIVEARPITGRTHQIRVHTLHAGHMIAGDSKYGDEDFSREIRDLGGKRLFLHAYALTVPLPDGGELKLEAPVDEVWAKTVERLSAS; from the coding sequence ATGACGACCAATACCCCTCCGACTTCCGGCGTTCAGCTGATCGAAGTCGCGCCGGAGCTTGCCGGCCAACGCATCGACAATTTCCTTATCACGGCCCTCAAGGGCGTGCCCAAGACCTTGGTCTACCGCATCCTGCGCAAGGGTGAAGTACGGGTCAACAAGGGGCGCGTCAAGCCAGAGTACAAGATCCAGGCCGGCGATATCGTGCGGGTACCGCCCGTTCGTCTGCCGGAACGTGACGAACCGGCACCGGTGGCCCAGGGCCTGCTGCAGCGTCTGGAAGCGGCCATCGTCTACGAAGACAAGGCGCTGATCGTGATGAACAAGCCGGCCGGCATCGCCGTGCATGGCGGCAGCGGCCTGAGCTTCGGCGTGATCGAGGCGCTGCGCCAGTTGCGCCCGGACGCCAAGGAGCTGGAGCTGGTGCACCGCCTGGACCGTGACACCTCTGGCCTGCTGATGATCGCCAAGAAGCGCAGCATGCTGCGCCACCTGCACGCCGCGCTGCGCGGTGATGGTGTCGACAAGCGCTATATGGCGCTGGTTCGCGGCCACTGGCCGACTTCGAAGAAGCAGGTCAGCGCGCCGTTGCTCAAGAGCAACCTGCGCTCCGGTGAGCGCATGGTCGAGGTGAATGACGAGGGCAAGGAGGCGCTGACCCTGTTCCGCGTGCTGCGCCGCTTTGGCGAGTTCGCCACCATTGTCGAGGCGCGCCCGATCACCGGTCGCACCCACCAGATCCGCGTGCACACCTTGCATGCCGGGCACATGATTGCCGGCGACAGCAAGTATGGCGACGAAGATTTCAGCCGCGAAATCCGCGACCTGGGCGGCAAGCGCCTGTTCCTGCATGCCTACGCGCTTACCGTGCCGCTGCCGGACGGTGGCGAGCTGAAGCTCGAGGCGCCGGTGGATGAAGTGTGGGCGAAAACCGTTGAACGGCTGAGTGCGTCCTGA
- the sppA gene encoding signal peptide peptidase SppA — protein sequence MADEWKAPEAEPEEREERKSWKLLEKTLLAGVQEQRRARRWGIFFKLLTFVYLFGILALFTPLMDMDKAASRSVSHTALVEVRGMIADQEPASADNIIKSLREAFKDSKTKAVVMRINSPGGSPVQSGYVYDEIRRLRAEYPAIKLYAVIADLGASGAYYIASAADEIYADKASLVGSIGVTAAGYGFVGTMEKLGVERRTYTAGEHKAFLDPFSPQKPEETAFWQGVLNTTHQQFIAMVKQGRGERLKDKEHPELFSGLVWSGEQAKELGLVDGLGSASYVAREIVGEKDLVDFTVQESALDRFSKRVGASVAERLAMWMGFQGPQLR from the coding sequence ATGGCAGACGAATGGAAAGCCCCCGAGGCCGAACCCGAGGAGCGCGAAGAGCGCAAAAGCTGGAAGCTGCTGGAAAAGACCCTGCTGGCGGGTGTACAGGAGCAGCGCCGGGCGCGGCGCTGGGGGATCTTCTTCAAGTTGCTGACCTTCGTCTACCTGTTCGGCATCCTGGCCTTGTTCACACCGTTGATGGACATGGACAAGGCCGCATCGCGCAGTGTCAGCCATACCGCACTGGTCGAGGTGCGCGGGATGATTGCCGACCAGGAGCCCGCCAGCGCCGACAATATCATCAAGAGCTTGCGCGAGGCGTTCAAGGACAGCAAGACCAAGGCTGTGGTGATGCGCATCAACAGCCCGGGTGGCAGCCCGGTGCAGTCGGGTTACGTGTATGACGAAATCCGCCGCCTGCGCGCCGAATACCCGGCGATCAAGCTGTATGCGGTGATTGCCGACCTGGGTGCTTCCGGTGCCTATTACATCGCCAGTGCGGCGGACGAGATCTACGCCGACAAGGCCAGCCTGGTGGGCTCGATTGGCGTGACAGCGGCTGGTTATGGCTTTGTCGGTACCATGGAAAAGCTGGGTGTGGAGCGGCGTACCTACACTGCAGGCGAGCACAAGGCCTTCCTCGATCCGTTCTCGCCGCAGAAGCCGGAAGAGACGGCGTTCTGGCAGGGCGTACTGAATACCACGCACCAGCAGTTCATTGCCATGGTCAAGCAGGGGCGGGGCGAGCGCCTGAAGGACAAGGAGCACCCGGAACTGTTCAGTGGCCTGGTGTGGTCGGGTGAGCAGGCCAAGGAATTAGGCCTGGTGGATGGGTTGGGCAGTGCCAGCTACGTGGCGCGTGAAATTGTGGGCGAGAAGGACTTGGTGGACTTCACCGTGCAGGAGTCGGCACTGGATCGCTTCTCCAAGCGCGTAGGGGCCAGCGTGGCCGAGCGTCTGGCGATGTGGATGGGCTTCCAGGGGCCGCAGTTGCGCTGA
- a CDS encoding nucleoside triphosphate pyrophosphatase, giving the protein MLPLLLASSSAYRRELLARLRLPFTWASPDIDERRLDDEPAVDLVRRLARQKAEALAGSHAGHLIIGSDQVAVLGEQILGKPHTFERACEQLLECSGQQVSFLTGLALLNSATGQCQVDCVPFTVTLRELDRERVERYVTAEQPLDCAGSFKAEGLGVSLFQSTHGCDATSLIGLPLIRLVDMLTKEGVVIP; this is encoded by the coding sequence ATGCTTCCTCTGTTACTGGCTTCCAGCTCTGCCTATCGCCGCGAACTGCTCGCGCGCCTGCGCCTGCCCTTCACCTGGGCAAGCCCCGACATAGACGAGCGGCGCCTGGATGACGAACCGGCGGTGGACCTGGTGCGCCGGCTGGCCAGGCAAAAAGCCGAGGCCCTGGCGGGCAGCCACGCCGGGCACCTGATTATCGGCTCGGACCAGGTTGCGGTACTGGGCGAGCAGATACTGGGCAAGCCTCACACCTTCGAGCGGGCCTGCGAGCAGCTGCTGGAGTGCAGCGGGCAGCAGGTGAGCTTCCTGACCGGGCTGGCATTGCTGAACAGCGCCACCGGGCAGTGCCAGGTGGACTGCGTGCCGTTTACCGTGACCTTGCGCGAGCTGGATCGGGAGCGAGTGGAGCGCTATGTGACGGCGGAACAGCCGCTGGACTGCGCCGGCAGCTTCAAGGCGGAGGGACTGGGGGTGAGTTTGTTCCAGAGCACGCATGGGTGCGATGCGACCAGCCTGATCGGGCTGCCGCTGATTAGACTGGTGGATATGTTGACTAAGGAAGGGGTGGTGATTCCGTGA
- a CDS encoding YceD family protein encodes MLNDPIPPHVDPRKLADRGVTLNGSLQLADLERLCDPLSDNVGTVQAKFDFERDEQHVVVIHSELDVEVKMVCQRCLELVTLPIHSECTYAVVKEGANTQSLPKGYDVLELGEDPLDLQALIEEELLLALPIVPAHHPEECQQPAGADEPESSKDEVSRSNPFSVLAQLKRDPNV; translated from the coding sequence ATGTTGAATGACCCGATTCCACCTCACGTTGACCCGCGCAAATTAGCCGATCGTGGCGTAACCCTTAACGGTTCGCTGCAACTCGCTGATTTGGAAAGACTCTGCGACCCGCTTTCCGACAATGTCGGTACGGTGCAGGCGAAGTTCGATTTTGAACGAGATGAACAGCACGTGGTGGTTATCCACAGCGAGCTGGACGTCGAGGTCAAGATGGTTTGCCAGCGTTGTCTTGAGCTGGTCACCCTGCCGATCCACAGCGAATGTACATACGCGGTGGTGAAGGAGGGTGCGAATACCCAGTCGTTGCCGAAAGGCTATGACGTGCTGGAACTGGGCGAAGATCCTTTGGATCTGCAGGCATTGATCGAGGAGGAGCTTCTGCTCGCCTTGCCAATCGTGCCTGCTCACCATCCGGAAGAATGCCAGCAGCCGGCGGGCGCAGACGAGCCCGAATCGAGCAAGGACGAGGTATCGCGGTCCAACCCGTTCAGTGTTTTGGCGCAGTTAAAGCGTGACCCAAACGTTTAG
- the rpmF gene encoding 50S ribosomal protein L32: MAVQQNKKSRSARDMRRSHDALSENALSVEKTTGEVHLRHHVSPEGVYRGRKVVDKGADE, translated from the coding sequence ATGGCTGTTCAGCAGAACAAAAAATCCCGCTCTGCCCGTGACATGCGCCGTTCGCACGACGCCCTGTCGGAAAACGCGCTGTCGGTAGAGAAAACCACCGGTGAAGTACACCTGCGCCACCACGTTTCGCCAGAAGGCGTATACCGTGGTCGCAAAGTGGTCGACAAGGGCGCTGACGAGTAA
- the plsX gene encoding phosphate acyltransferase PlsX, with protein sequence MGGDFGPRSIVQASIACLSATPSLHLTLVGQPSLLEDLVSGLAAADRARLQIVAASEVVGMDERPSQALRGKPDSSMRIALELVRDGKAQACVSAGNTGALMALSRFVLKTLPGIDRPAMVAAIPTQTGYCQLLDLGANVDCGAENLYQFAVMGSVAAQALGVQRPRVALLNIGTEDIKGNQQVKLAASLLQSARGLNYIGFVEGDGLYRGEADVVVCDGFVGNILLKSSEGLATMIGVRIEQLFKGGVLSRVAGAVAMPLLKRLQADLAPARHNGASFLGLQGIVIKSHGSAGVQGFQSAIQRALIEIQENLPQRLHGRLEDLLL encoded by the coding sequence ATGGGCGGGGACTTCGGTCCCCGCAGCATTGTTCAGGCTAGCATTGCCTGCCTTTCGGCTACCCCCTCGCTGCACCTGACCCTCGTCGGTCAACCCTCCCTCCTTGAAGATCTGGTCAGTGGCCTTGCAGCCGCGGATCGCGCGCGCCTGCAAATCGTGGCCGCCAGCGAGGTGGTCGGCATGGACGAGCGGCCATCCCAGGCGCTGCGCGGCAAGCCGGACTCGTCGATGCGCATCGCCCTCGAACTGGTACGCGACGGCAAGGCCCAGGCCTGCGTCAGTGCCGGCAATACCGGGGCCTTGATGGCGCTGTCGCGTTTCGTGCTGAAGACGCTGCCGGGTATCGACCGGCCGGCGATGGTGGCGGCGATCCCGACCCAGACCGGCTACTGCCAGTTGCTCGACCTGGGTGCCAATGTCGACTGCGGCGCCGAGAACCTCTACCAGTTCGCCGTGATGGGGTCGGTGGCCGCTCAGGCTCTGGGTGTGCAGCGGCCGCGTGTGGCGCTGTTGAATATCGGTACCGAAGACATCAAGGGCAACCAGCAGGTCAAGCTGGCGGCCAGCCTGTTGCAGAGCGCTCGCGGGCTCAACTACATAGGCTTCGTCGAAGGTGACGGGTTGTATCGCGGCGAAGCCGATGTGGTGGTGTGCGACGGGTTCGTCGGCAACATCCTGCTCAAGTCCAGCGAGGGGCTGGCGACCATGATCGGCGTGCGCATCGAGCAGTTGTTCAAGGGCGGCGTGTTGTCGCGGGTAGCCGGGGCCGTGGCCATGCCGCTGCTCAAGCGCCTGCAGGCCGACCTGGCGCCGGCGCGGCACAATGGTGCGAGCTTCCTGGGGTTGCAGGGCATCGTCATCAAAAGCCATGGCTCGGCGGGGGTGCAGGGCTTCCAGAGTGCCATCCAGCGGGCGTTGATCGAGATTCAGGAGAACTTGCCACAGCGTTTGCATGGGCGGTTGGAAGACCTGCTGTTATAG
- the fabD gene encoding ACP S-malonyltransferase, giving the protein MSASLAFVFPGQGSQSLGMLAELGAEKPVIIETFKEASEALGYDLWKLVQEGPEEQLNQTDKTQPAILTASIALWRLWLEEGGATPAFVSGHSLGEYSALVAAGSISLKDAVRLVERRGQLMQEAVPAGHGAMAAILGLDDAVVVEICAEAAEDQVVSAVNFNSPGQVVIAGNKAAVDRAIELCKAKGAKRALPLAVSVPSHCALMKPAAERFAESVNAIEWHAPQIPVVQNVTAAVAAGLDALKHDLLAQLYQPVRWVECVQTLAANGAVNLVECGPGKVLAGLNKRCADGVTTYNLNTPDAVAATRAALA; this is encoded by the coding sequence ATGTCTGCATCTCTCGCATTCGTCTTTCCCGGTCAAGGTTCCCAGTCGCTGGGCATGCTCGCCGAGCTCGGCGCCGAGAAGCCAGTGATCATCGAAACCTTCAAGGAAGCGTCCGAGGCGCTCGGTTACGACCTGTGGAAGCTGGTCCAGGAAGGCCCGGAAGAGCAACTCAACCAGACCGACAAGACCCAGCCGGCCATCCTCACCGCGTCCATCGCGCTGTGGCGCCTGTGGCTGGAAGAGGGTGGCGCCACGCCGGCCTTCGTGTCCGGTCACAGCCTGGGCGAATACAGCGCCCTGGTCGCTGCCGGCAGCATCAGCCTGAAGGACGCCGTCCGCCTGGTCGAGCGCCGCGGGCAGCTGATGCAGGAGGCGGTCCCGGCAGGCCATGGCGCCATGGCTGCCATTCTCGGCCTGGACGACGCCGTAGTCGTTGAGATTTGCGCCGAAGCGGCTGAAGACCAGGTGGTCAGCGCCGTCAATTTCAACTCGCCTGGCCAGGTGGTCATCGCCGGCAACAAGGCTGCGGTAGACCGCGCCATCGAGCTGTGCAAGGCCAAGGGTGCCAAGCGCGCCCTGCCGCTGGCGGTCAGTGTGCCGTCGCACTGCGCGCTGATGAAGCCGGCTGCCGAGCGCTTTGCCGAGTCGGTCAATGCCATCGAATGGCACGCCCCGCAAATTCCTGTGGTGCAGAACGTCACCGCTGCCGTTGCCGCTGGCCTCGATGCCCTCAAGCACGACTTGCTGGCGCAGCTGTACCAGCCTGTGCGCTGGGTCGAATGCGTGCAGACCCTGGCCGCCAACGGTGCCGTCAACCTGGTCGAGTGCGGCCCGGGCAAAGTGCTGGCTGGCCTGAACAAGCGTTGCGCCGATGGCGTGACCACCTACAACCTCAATACCCCTGACGCCGTCGCCGCCACCCGCGCGGCGTTGGCCTGA
- the fabG gene encoding 3-oxoacyl-ACP reductase FabG — MSLQGKVALVTGASRGIGQAIALELGRQGATVIGTATSASGAERIAATLKEHGITGTGMELNVTSAESVEAVLAAIGEQFGAPAILVNNAGITRDNLMLRMKDDEWFDVIDTNLNSLYRLSKGVLRGMTKARWGRIISIGSVVGAMGNAGQANYAAAKAGLEGFSRALAREVGSRGITVNSVTPGFIDTDMTRELPEAQREALQTQIPLGRLGQADEIAKVVSFLASDGAAYVTGATVPVNGGMYM; from the coding sequence ATGAGCCTGCAAGGTAAAGTTGCACTGGTCACCGGCGCCAGCCGTGGCATTGGCCAGGCCATCGCCCTCGAACTGGGCCGCCAGGGCGCGACCGTGATCGGCACCGCCACTTCGGCTTCCGGCGCCGAGCGCATTGCTGCAACCCTGAAAGAACACGGCATCACTGGCACCGGCATGGAGCTGAACGTGACCAGCGCCGAATCGGTTGAAGCTGTACTGGCCGCCATCGGCGAGCAGTTCGGCGCGCCGGCCATCCTGGTCAACAACGCCGGTATCACCCGCGACAACCTCATGCTGCGCATGAAGGATGACGAGTGGTTCGATGTGATCGATACCAATCTGAACAGCCTCTACCGTCTGTCCAAGGGCGTGCTGCGTGGCATGACCAAGGCACGTTGGGGTCGTATCATCAGCATCGGCTCGGTCGTCGGCGCCATGGGTAACGCAGGCCAGGCCAACTACGCGGCCGCCAAGGCCGGCCTGGAAGGCTTCAGCCGCGCCCTGGCGCGTGAAGTTGGCTCGCGTGGCATCACCGTCAACTCGGTGACCCCGGGCTTCATCGACACCGACATGACCCGTGAGCTGCCGGAAGCGCAGCGCGAAGCCCTGCAAACCCAGATCCCGCTGGGCCGCCTGGGCCAGGCTGACGAAATCGCCAAGGTGGTTTCGTTCCTGGCATCCGACGGCGCAGCCTACGTAACCGGCGCCACCGTGCCGGTCAACGGCGGGATGTACATGTAA
- the acpP gene encoding acyl carrier protein: MSNIEERVKKIVAEQLGVKEEEVTLEKSFVDDLGADSLDTVELVMALEEEFETEIPDEEAEKITTVQAAVDYVKAHQA, translated from the coding sequence ATGAGCAACATCGAAGAACGCGTCAAGAAAATCGTCGCCGAGCAACTGGGCGTCAAGGAAGAGGAAGTGACTCTCGAGAAGTCCTTCGTCGATGACCTGGGTGCCGATTCGCTTGACACCGTTGAGCTGGTGATGGCTCTGGAAGAGGAATTCGAGACCGAAATCCCTGACGAAGAAGCCGAGAAGATCACTACCGTTCAAGCTGCCGTAGACTACGTCAAAGCCCACCAGGCCTAA